One genomic region from Rothia dentocariosa ATCC 17931 encodes:
- a CDS encoding Mur ligase family protein has product MVNMSKPLIRLLGQGIRYASTLRGGGSAFPGLVMEKLHPRFVAEELAKLPYGVVVVSGTNGKTTTTKMAVQLLEAQGLKVFTNRTGSNFVRGVAAALLGAMDLSGKLDADIAVLELDEAHAVHFVKAVKPNYALLLNVLRDQLDRFGEIDTTRRMLSTVAEATTDTVVLNREDPRILSLAQSVKTGTNISYFGLNETLRSFFPSDDEMRAGINNNRGELPSADVTLTAFSGTSATFDLAGETCKGNINLYGIYNIYNAAGAIALTRAVLGEKLNKQALIDELAKITPAFGRGETLNINGRPLQLLLVKNPSGFRLSLASASADDYATMITINDQYADGRDVSWLWDVDFDSLSDTGVDMVSGVRAWDMALRLEHDGVRVDDVNENLSEALRKFITTSGDAPMRIFCTYTAMLALREELTKFTDVERVS; this is encoded by the coding sequence ATGGTGAACATGTCAAAACCCCTAATTCGCCTTCTCGGACAGGGCATTCGCTACGCCAGCACGCTGCGCGGCGGCGGATCAGCATTCCCCGGTCTCGTGATGGAAAAACTACACCCACGATTTGTTGCCGAAGAACTCGCCAAACTGCCCTATGGCGTCGTCGTCGTTTCGGGAACCAACGGCAAAACAACCACCACCAAAATGGCTGTGCAGCTCCTCGAAGCACAGGGACTCAAAGTCTTCACCAACCGCACTGGATCAAACTTCGTGCGCGGTGTGGCGGCGGCACTGCTCGGAGCCATGGACCTTAGCGGCAAACTCGACGCAGACATTGCCGTACTGGAACTTGACGAAGCCCATGCTGTGCACTTCGTCAAAGCCGTCAAACCAAACTACGCATTGTTGCTGAACGTACTGCGAGACCAGCTCGACCGATTCGGCGAAATTGACACAACCCGCCGCATGCTCTCCACTGTAGCTGAAGCCACCACTGATACTGTGGTGCTTAACCGGGAAGACCCGCGCATCCTCTCGCTTGCGCAATCAGTAAAAACCGGAACAAACATCAGCTACTTTGGGCTCAACGAAACGCTGCGTTCCTTCTTCCCCTCGGACGACGAAATGCGCGCCGGAATCAATAACAACCGCGGTGAACTTCCCTCCGCAGACGTTACCCTCACCGCGTTCTCAGGTACCAGCGCAACCTTCGATCTCGCCGGTGAAACCTGCAAAGGAAACATCAACCTCTACGGTATTTACAATATCTACAATGCCGCCGGTGCCATTGCCCTCACCCGTGCGGTTCTGGGTGAAAAACTCAACAAACAAGCCCTTATTGACGAACTCGCTAAAATCACCCCGGCATTCGGTCGCGGCGAAACCCTCAACATCAATGGCCGCCCGCTGCAGCTTCTGCTTGTTAAGAATCCCAGCGGATTCCGCCTCTCACTCGCCAGCGCCAGCGCAGACGACTACGCCACCATGATCACCATCAATGACCAATACGCAGACGGCCGTGATGTCTCCTGGCTATGGGACGTAGACTTCGACTCGCTGAGCGACACCGGTGTAGACATGGTCTCAGGGGTACGCGCCTGGGATATGGCGCTGCGCCTTGAACACGACGGTGTACGAGTGGATGACGTCAACGAAAACCTCAGCGAAGCCCTCAGGAAATTCATCACCACCAGCGGCGACGCACCCATGCGAATCTTCTGCACCTACACCGCAATGCTCGCCCTACGCGAAGAGCTCACCAAATTCACCGACGTCGAAAGGGTTTCGTAA
- a CDS encoding DUF2797 domain-containing protein — MRYPNLLDSIFDVSTAVEHEHALIWRDVQWRERQPFLRLEPVVLADASGGTSIKPSGDVMSVPVTPGAFLGLRLALDGAGNLQKFCAGYTRGNTETGQIQRVACPQGNHLESGKQCEYCAAHDEFTALHTAHLYTGTLTPGMRAYAQQPHRLYIATFPDGSSKVGTSSQHSTPRRLDEQAVATATYIAQAPDGLLIREAEDAVTRIANIPQVKQVASKYRAWTEPLPGAQLRAAHQNTVERAHKALTESGLLTQLTALDESWVPSVAMNRPYAALRAQNPEPLDAFPSILKTREAGFFCTGAAGKFVTAHVGDPDAAVLINTAELANYVVEPTDTLSAVTVQTSLF; from the coding sequence ATGAGGTACCCCAACCTGCTGGACTCAATTTTTGATGTTTCCACAGCAGTCGAACACGAACATGCCCTTATCTGGCGTGATGTGCAGTGGCGTGAAAGGCAGCCTTTTCTGCGCCTTGAACCCGTGGTGTTGGCGGATGCCTCAGGCGGCACAAGCATAAAACCCAGCGGCGATGTTATGAGCGTTCCCGTGACTCCGGGTGCGTTTCTTGGGTTGCGGCTCGCGCTGGACGGCGCTGGGAACCTCCAAAAGTTCTGCGCCGGATACACACGCGGCAATACAGAAACCGGACAGATACAGCGTGTAGCGTGCCCACAGGGAAACCACCTAGAGAGCGGGAAACAATGCGAATATTGCGCTGCGCATGACGAGTTCACGGCTCTGCATACCGCGCATCTTTACACGGGAACGCTGACACCCGGAATGCGCGCCTACGCACAGCAACCCCACAGGCTTTATATCGCCACTTTTCCTGACGGAAGCTCTAAAGTCGGCACCAGCTCGCAACACTCAACACCGCGTCGTCTGGATGAGCAGGCCGTCGCCACCGCAACCTATATAGCCCAGGCGCCCGATGGGTTGCTGATTCGTGAAGCTGAGGATGCGGTAACTCGCATCGCCAATATTCCGCAGGTCAAACAGGTAGCGAGTAAATACCGAGCCTGGACTGAGCCGCTGCCCGGGGCTCAACTGCGGGCGGCGCATCAAAACACAGTGGAGCGCGCACATAAAGCACTTACCGAATCCGGGCTATTAACGCAGCTTACCGCCCTAGATGAATCCTGGGTTCCCTCCGTGGCAATGAACCGCCCTTACGCGGCGTTGCGTGCGCAAAACCCGGAACCACTCGACGCATTCCCCAGCATCCTCAAAACTCGCGAAGCAGGTTTCTTCTGCACCGGAGCCGCAGGAAAATTCGTGACTGCTCACGTTGGAGACCCGGATGCCGCCGTGCTGATCAACACCGCAGAACTCGCTAACTATGTGGTGGAACCGACGGATACTCTCAGCGCCGTCACGGTACAGACCTCGCTTTTCTAG
- a CDS encoding DUF6318 family protein: MASSPMSHSGGNSTASEDNRNSYDDASGNPTPTAEPSPAKIKPSGPALLPSGAQAPLTPSEQNRYDNGEFVAATEEHPAYNVHEPEFDPKVKEQGIEGPETLLKRLAKFHEYEILTNHEMTDEESLQFFTKDYKFTERPSTFDTRTPEDRGDTPEESMKFDDMTLAGYWPVNPLYKVEILSSEKVGSGDSAEWVVTYSYKRNRYAWYNEESLQNNKIYRNRGMNREMKATFVYVKGEGWKIKELEVLKKLSVSLSSDEFFKNEEY, translated from the coding sequence GTGGCATCTTCCCCTATGAGCCACAGCGGCGGAAATTCCACGGCCTCTGAGGACAACCGAAACTCCTATGACGACGCCAGCGGCAACCCGACGCCAACAGCAGAACCTTCCCCCGCTAAGATCAAACCCAGCGGGCCTGCACTCTTGCCCAGCGGCGCACAAGCACCTCTGACACCCAGTGAACAGAACCGTTATGACAATGGAGAATTTGTCGCCGCTACCGAAGAGCACCCCGCGTATAACGTTCACGAGCCTGAATTCGACCCTAAAGTCAAAGAGCAGGGTATTGAAGGACCAGAAACGTTGCTTAAACGTCTTGCAAAATTCCATGAATATGAGATTCTTACGAATCACGAAATGACTGATGAAGAGTCGCTGCAATTCTTCACCAAAGACTATAAATTTACTGAGCGTCCTTCGACGTTTGACACCCGCACCCCCGAAGACCGCGGGGATACGCCCGAAGAGTCCATGAAGTTTGACGATATGACCTTGGCGGGATATTGGCCTGTGAACCCGCTCTATAAGGTAGAGATTCTAAGCTCGGAAAAAGTCGGTTCCGGGGACTCTGCCGAATGGGTGGTGACGTATTCCTACAAACGCAACCGCTACGCCTGGTATAACGAGGAAAGCCTGCAAAACAACAAAATCTATCGCAACCGCGGTATGAACCGAGAAATGAAAGCCACATTTGTCTATGTGAAGGGCGAAGGCTGGAAAATTAAAGAACTCGAAGTTTTGAAAAAGCTCTCCGTCTCGCTCAGCAGCGACGAATTCTTCAAGAATGAGGAGTATTAG
- a CDS encoding HIT family protein yields the protein MSENQNAQNTNVTDDFELPGVPDAFQRLWTPHRTAYVSGGQQDHTEKTCPFCTAPSRSDEESLIVYRGEHAFALLNLYPYNPGHLLICPYRHIPLYDQANEEETLEMARLTQRAMRVLREVSHNDGFNIGMNQGKVGGAGIADHLHQHILPRWSGDTNFLPIIAHTKTMSRTLDDMRQIIADGFARMPS from the coding sequence ATGAGCGAAAACCAGAATGCCCAGAATACGAACGTCACCGATGACTTCGAGCTGCCCGGTGTGCCCGATGCGTTCCAGCGGCTCTGGACACCGCATCGTACCGCTTATGTGAGCGGTGGGCAGCAGGACCATACTGAGAAAACCTGCCCATTCTGCACGGCTCCTTCGCGCAGCGATGAAGAATCGCTCATTGTTTATCGTGGAGAGCACGCCTTCGCTCTGCTCAACCTGTACCCCTATAACCCGGGGCATCTGCTCATCTGCCCGTACCGCCATATTCCTCTATACGATCAGGCGAATGAGGAAGAAACTCTCGAAATGGCACGCCTGACTCAGCGTGCGATGCGGGTTTTGCGCGAAGTTTCCCATAATGACGGGTTCAATATCGGCATGAATCAGGGCAAAGTTGGGGGCGCGGGTATAGCTGATCACCTACATCAGCATATTCTTCCTCGCTGGAGCGGTGACACCAATTTTCTGCCCATTATTGCCCACACGAAAACCATGTCTCGAACCCTTGATGACATGCGCCAGATTATCGCTGACGGGTTCGCTCGCATGCCCTCATAG
- a CDS encoding potassium channel family protein, translating to MAEANGTETPHTRTVPEPENTVFTDTAVDRPHNERRTKITRGEEGLTEWERRTDKPLFIASLLYLVAYAAPIVSTRISAPLDGILNIFQMILWALFAVDYCVRLYLAPRRIYFFTHNLMNLAIVLLPAWRIVSFLAMLHMTANRQYKLLSELAVKLFGYTLIFVIMAALAIFSIEQGAPGALIKDIWTAYWWTLATLATVGYGDVYPVTVPGRVIAVVVMIYGVGLFGVITGALATWVIEKISGVTEEDHAATKADIETLHAEIAELKAMLAIRMGDGTVHHPPEELTQEFLASHRNHDADNEEDNHEPEQPMELLEETKQTLTVIRQKIAVRLGRDSD from the coding sequence ATGGCAGAGGCAAACGGTACAGAAACACCACACACCCGTACTGTACCCGAGCCTGAAAACACCGTTTTCACCGATACCGCAGTTGACCGCCCACACAATGAGCGCCGCACTAAGATTACCCGCGGCGAAGAAGGACTCACCGAATGGGAGCGCCGCACCGATAAACCGCTTTTTATTGCCTCGCTCCTATACCTTGTCGCTTACGCCGCACCCATTGTGAGCACACGCATTAGCGCACCACTTGACGGCATCCTCAATATTTTTCAGATGATACTGTGGGCGCTTTTCGCGGTCGATTATTGTGTGCGTCTCTATCTGGCGCCCCGGCGCATCTACTTCTTCACGCACAACCTGATGAACCTCGCCATTGTGCTTCTGCCAGCCTGGCGTATTGTGAGTTTCTTGGCGATGCTCCACATGACCGCCAACCGCCAGTACAAACTGCTCTCAGAACTGGCCGTTAAACTCTTTGGATACACACTGATCTTCGTGATCATGGCGGCTCTCGCTATCTTTTCCATTGAGCAAGGCGCCCCAGGTGCCCTCATCAAAGATATCTGGACGGCGTATTGGTGGACTCTCGCAACACTGGCGACCGTGGGCTATGGCGACGTATACCCCGTGACCGTACCCGGCAGGGTTATTGCCGTGGTTGTCATGATTTACGGGGTTGGCCTGTTCGGCGTGATTACCGGTGCGCTTGCTACCTGGGTGATCGAAAAAATTAGCGGAGTCACCGAAGAAGACCACGCCGCAACGAAGGCCGATATTGAGACACTTCACGCCGAAATCGCCGAGCTGAAGGCGATGCTCGCCATCCGCATGGGAGACGGCACGGTACACCATCCACCCGAAGAACTCACCCAGGAATTTCTCGCCTCCCACCGCAATCATGATGCTGATAACGAAGAAGACAACCACGAGCCCGAACAACCAATGGAACTGCTGGAAGAGACTAAGCAGACGCTCACGGTGATTCGTCAGAAGATCGCGGTGCGCCTGGGGCGTGATTCAGATTAG
- a CDS encoding DNA alkylation repair protein produces MSSSISQAIRELAEPKLAEFTEKLIPTVDPERILGVRMPALRKLAKKLLREHPQEVTEFKAAVPHDFQEEDLLHVLLLNEERDFAAWHAEVTDFLPYMTNWTLTDAVSPACVKGRNAANLPKLERACLNWMLDDRVYVQRLGVVVLMSLLGTEYFSPEHLRKEYEYNGIETCAVDGMCQTRCPVNINTGDLIRRLRSENQDKLAATGWKVAAQQWGIMDKVAGKALTVAQKLPFPVVHGTTNIARKVMGDDMVPSYKKGLPVGGPARKPHKDATAEIVFFPRLRELHVRRRGRRR; encoded by the coding sequence ATGAGTTCTTCAATCTCACAGGCAATCCGTGAGCTTGCCGAACCAAAGCTGGCGGAGTTCACGGAGAAGCTGATTCCTACGGTTGATCCCGAGCGGATTTTAGGCGTGCGTATGCCCGCACTGCGCAAGCTCGCTAAGAAGCTGCTGCGTGAACATCCGCAGGAAGTCACGGAGTTTAAGGCGGCGGTTCCGCATGATTTTCAGGAAGAAGACCTGCTGCATGTGCTGCTTCTGAACGAGGAGCGCGACTTCGCGGCCTGGCATGCGGAAGTTACCGATTTCTTGCCATATATGACGAACTGGACTCTTACGGATGCCGTCTCCCCAGCCTGTGTGAAGGGCCGCAATGCAGCCAACCTGCCGAAGCTGGAGCGGGCCTGCCTCAACTGGATGCTTGATGATCGCGTGTATGTGCAACGTCTAGGCGTGGTAGTGCTCATGTCTCTGTTGGGCACCGAGTATTTCTCACCGGAGCATCTGCGCAAGGAGTACGAATACAACGGCATTGAGACCTGCGCCGTGGACGGCATGTGCCAGACCCGCTGCCCCGTGAACATTAACACTGGTGACCTGATTCGCCGCCTGCGTTCTGAGAACCAGGACAAGCTGGCTGCTACCGGCTGGAAGGTTGCCGCACAGCAGTGGGGCATCATGGATAAGGTCGCCGGCAAGGCCCTCACCGTGGCGCAGAAGCTGCCGTTCCCCGTGGTTCACGGCACCACCAACATTGCCCGTAAGGTCATGGGTGATGACATGGTGCCTTCCTACAAGAAGGGCCTGCCGGTCGGTGGCCCGGCACGTAAGCCGCACAAGGACGCAACCGCTGAGATTGTGTTCTTCCCCCGCCTGCGTGAACTCCATGTTCGGCGGCGTGGACGGCGACGGTAA
- a CDS encoding heterodisulfide reductase-related iron-sulfur binding cluster yields MCSSPACVNSMFGGVDGDGKHDPVNATQAFIRLCERAGVKYRIPDNIGEMCCATPWKSKGFTNGYSIMSDRVLKSLWEATDGGRLPVVCDASSCTEGLEVMRKKVIEALEHKIVNGLKPGEPDFSRLRMYDAVQFAAHNMLDKLTVSAPLPSIALHPTCSMTHLGTQPAFEKIANAMSADVYVPKHWGCCGYAGDRGMLHPELTASATEAEAAELSEQKQFAAYISANRTCEQGMTEATGHTYQNVLQLLERTTR; encoded by the coding sequence TTGTGTTCTTCCCCCGCCTGCGTGAACTCCATGTTCGGCGGCGTGGACGGCGACGGTAAGCATGACCCGGTCAACGCAACTCAGGCGTTCATCCGCCTGTGTGAGCGTGCCGGCGTGAAGTACCGCATCCCGGACAATATTGGCGAGATGTGCTGTGCTACCCCGTGGAAGTCGAAGGGCTTCACCAACGGCTACTCGATCATGAGCGACCGTGTACTGAAGTCCCTGTGGGAGGCTACTGACGGTGGCCGCCTGCCGGTCGTGTGCGACGCTTCGTCCTGTACTGAGGGTCTTGAGGTGATGCGCAAGAAGGTTATTGAGGCGCTTGAGCACAAGATTGTGAACGGTCTGAAGCCGGGCGAGCCGGACTTCTCGCGTCTGCGCATGTACGACGCGGTTCAGTTCGCCGCGCACAACATGCTGGATAAGCTGACCGTATCTGCTCCCCTGCCGTCGATTGCACTGCACCCGACCTGCTCCATGACTCACCTGGGTACTCAGCCTGCGTTTGAGAAGATTGCGAACGCGATGAGTGCCGACGTGTACGTACCGAAGCACTGGGGTTGCTGTGGTTACGCGGGTGACCGCGGTATGCTGCACCCCGAGCTGACGGCGAGCGCTACGGAGGCGGAGGCTGCGGAGCTGAGCGAGCAGAAGCAGTTCGCCGCATACATTTCGGCGAACCGCACCTGCGAGCAGGGTATGACGGAGGCGACCGGCCACACCTACCAGAACGTGCTGCAACTACTGGAACGCACCACCCGCTAA
- a CDS encoding STAS-like domain-containing protein, with protein MESKRMKEFGRIVKRIESSDDSSVEITIAKGAPVFQDRATWLAAISDYYKSEFGLDVILANPEAVKMGASINNPVVVNDISIKMHSSLYTVFKYTEENISLIVDKYKNWIMSNIVLEEGLLQTFAWSLYEVMDNVFQHSGADYGYVSMQYHVSSKRLNIAVTDIGKGIIRSMSEGVGVADSKVDSGIFMDYFSKGEYGKIIKYAVNKGVTSKGNRNKGMGLYGLTESVRRNGGTFMIDSGKGAYENNKAKDEPIDTYNFGKSPIEFKNRDNDDVKYLTCVNWSLDVSKPVRMSSILNIDYISDETDEYYDEDLQGHVIHMHQYAANVATRNGGTKISNIIGNLVNDGAEYVVLDFESIDVISSSFADEIIKAEILYHRKIFFMNQNDDIDLVLKYARNDRKKI; from the coding sequence ATGGAATCAAAGAGAATGAAAGAATTTGGAAGAATTGTCAAAAGAATCGAATCTTCTGATGATTCTAGTGTTGAGATAACTATTGCAAAAGGAGCTCCTGTATTTCAAGACAGGGCAACTTGGCTGGCAGCCATTTCTGATTATTATAAGAGTGAATTTGGTCTGGATGTTATACTCGCCAATCCTGAGGCTGTGAAGATGGGGGCTTCAATCAATAATCCTGTGGTAGTTAATGATATATCTATAAAAATGCACAGTTCTCTTTATACTGTATTTAAATATACAGAGGAAAACATTAGCCTTATTGTTGATAAGTATAAAAATTGGATAATGTCCAATATTGTTCTGGAAGAGGGGTTGCTACAGACATTTGCGTGGAGTCTATACGAGGTCATGGATAATGTTTTTCAGCACAGCGGGGCTGACTATGGATATGTTTCTATGCAGTATCATGTTAGCTCAAAGAGGTTGAATATAGCAGTTACGGATATTGGAAAAGGAATTATTAGGAGTATGAGTGAGGGGGTTGGGGTAGCTGATTCCAAGGTTGATTCCGGTATTTTTATGGATTATTTCAGCAAGGGTGAGTATGGGAAAATCATTAAATATGCAGTGAATAAGGGAGTTACTTCTAAAGGCAACAGAAATAAAGGCATGGGTCTTTATGGCCTAACTGAATCTGTTAGGCGAAATGGTGGTACGTTCATGATTGACTCCGGTAAAGGTGCCTATGAGAATAATAAGGCAAAAGATGAGCCCATCGATACTTATAATTTTGGAAAATCACCGATTGAATTTAAGAATAGAGATAATGATGATGTTAAGTATTTAACATGTGTCAATTGGAGTCTGGATGTCTCTAAACCTGTGCGCATGAGCAGTATTCTAAATATTGACTATATTTCGGATGAGACAGATGAATATTATGATGAAGATCTTCAGGGGCATGTTATTCATATGCATCAATATGCAGCTAATGTGGCGACCAGAAATGGCGGAACCAAAATTTCTAATATTATTGGAAATTTAGTAAATGATGGTGCAGAATATGTCGTTTTAGACTTTGAGTCAATTGATGTTATATCATCAAGTTTTGCTGACGAGATAATTAAAGCTGAAATATTGTATCATCGTAAAATATTTTTTATGAATCAAAATGATGATATTGATCTTGTGCTCAAGTATGCGCGTAATGACCGTAAGAAAATTTAG
- the thrS gene encoding threonine--tRNA ligase has protein sequence MSAAELSAPIKISVSGEEREVTAATAAELFADNAKIVVARVNGTLVDLSHKLSEGDTVEPVFIDEPDGLNVLRHSAAHVMAQAVQEYRKDAKLGIGPYITDGFYFDFDVAEPFTPEDLKKIEKSMIKIIKSGQLFRRRVVTHDEAVEEMKNEPYKLELLSLSQGPGSGADAAEGASVEVGAGEITIYDNVHPKTGEVLWNDLCRGPHLPNTKLIANGYALMRAGGAYWRGSEKNPMLQRIYGTAWPTKDELVEYKHRIAEAERRDHRRLGKELDLFSFPKNIGPGLPVIHPKGGVIKREMEDYVRARHIAEGFQYVSTPHISKEDLFYTSGHLPYYADGMFPAMVLDNGNYRLKAMNCPMHNEIYRSRGRSYRELPLRFFEFGTVYRDEKSGVLQGLTRVRMITQDDSHSYVTKEQAPDEVRHLLNFMLSLLEDFGMTDFYLELSTRDTEGDKKDKFIGTDEQWEQATAVLEQVAQETGLELVPDPGGAAFYGPKISVQAKDAIGRTWQMSTVQYDFNQPSRFGLEYQAADGSIQEPVMIHSAKFGSIERFLGVLTEHYAGAFPAWLSPVQVICVPVAEAFNDYMTEIADKLREQGVRVEVDYGSDRFTKKIRTASTEKVPFILIAGGEDAEAGAVSFRFRGNKQENGVPVDEAVARIVEHIRNRVNEDPKPSTEAAE, from the coding sequence ATGTCTGCCGCTGAACTGTCAGCACCTATTAAGATCAGCGTATCCGGTGAGGAGCGCGAGGTTACTGCCGCCACCGCCGCTGAACTCTTTGCGGATAACGCGAAGATTGTGGTTGCCCGCGTGAATGGCACGCTGGTCGACCTTTCTCACAAGCTGTCTGAGGGCGATACCGTTGAGCCCGTTTTCATTGACGAACCTGATGGCTTGAATGTGCTGCGCCATTCTGCGGCGCACGTGATGGCGCAGGCGGTGCAGGAGTACCGCAAAGATGCCAAGCTGGGCATTGGCCCCTATATTACGGATGGCTTCTATTTTGATTTTGATGTGGCTGAGCCCTTCACCCCCGAGGATCTGAAGAAGATCGAGAAGTCGATGATTAAGATCATCAAGTCGGGACAGCTGTTCCGCCGCCGCGTGGTCACCCACGATGAAGCGGTTGAAGAGATGAAGAACGAGCCATATAAGCTCGAACTGCTTTCGCTTAGCCAAGGCCCCGGTTCGGGTGCTGATGCCGCAGAGGGTGCCTCGGTTGAGGTTGGCGCGGGCGAGATTACAATTTATGACAATGTGCACCCGAAAACCGGTGAGGTGTTGTGGAATGACCTGTGCCGCGGTCCGCACCTGCCGAATACCAAGCTGATTGCTAACGGTTACGCGCTCATGCGTGCCGGTGGCGCGTATTGGCGCGGTTCTGAGAAGAACCCCATGCTTCAGCGTATTTACGGTACCGCTTGGCCCACGAAGGATGAGCTGGTGGAGTATAAGCACCGTATTGCCGAAGCTGAGCGCCGCGATCACCGCCGCCTGGGCAAGGAGCTTGACCTGTTCTCGTTCCCCAAGAATATTGGCCCCGGCCTGCCGGTGATTCATCCTAAGGGCGGCGTGATTAAGCGTGAGATGGAAGATTATGTGCGCGCCCGCCATATTGCTGAGGGCTTCCAGTACGTGAGCACCCCGCACATCTCAAAGGAAGACCTGTTCTACACGTCCGGGCACCTGCCGTATTACGCGGACGGCATGTTCCCTGCGATGGTGCTCGATAATGGCAACTACCGTTTGAAGGCCATGAACTGCCCCATGCATAACGAGATTTACCGTTCGCGTGGGCGTTCGTACCGTGAGCTGCCGCTGCGTTTCTTCGAGTTCGGCACCGTGTACCGTGACGAGAAGTCGGGCGTGCTGCAGGGTTTGACCCGTGTGCGCATGATTACGCAGGACGATTCCCACTCGTATGTAACGAAGGAGCAGGCACCCGATGAGGTGCGGCACCTGCTGAATTTCATGCTGAGCCTGCTGGAAGATTTCGGTATGACGGACTTCTACCTTGAGCTTTCAACCCGCGACACTGAGGGCGATAAGAAGGATAAGTTTATCGGCACCGATGAGCAGTGGGAGCAGGCTACCGCCGTGCTGGAGCAGGTGGCGCAAGAGACCGGCCTTGAACTGGTGCCTGACCCGGGTGGGGCCGCGTTCTATGGCCCGAAGATTTCGGTGCAGGCGAAGGACGCGATTGGCCGCACCTGGCAGATGTCCACCGTGCAGTATGACTTCAACCAGCCCAGCAGGTTTGGTTTGGAGTACCAGGCTGCGGACGGTTCAATTCAGGAGCCGGTGATGATTCACTCGGCCAAGTTCGGTTCGATTGAGCGTTTCCTGGGCGTGCTGACTGAGCACTACGCGGGCGCGTTCCCGGCGTGGCTCTCGCCAGTGCAGGTGATTTGTGTGCCTGTGGCGGAGGCTTTTAACGACTATATGACCGAGATTGCGGATAAGCTGCGTGAGCAGGGCGTGCGCGTTGAGGTTGATTACGGTTCGGACCGGTTTACGAAGAAGATTCGTACCGCTTCTACCGAGAAGGTGCCGTTTATTCTGATTGCTGGCGGCGAGGATGCGGAGGCTGGCGCAGTCTCATTCCGCTTCCGCGGCAACAAACAGGAAAACGGTGTGCCCGTTGATGAGGCTGTGGCACGTATTGTGGAGCATATCCGCAACCGCGTGAACGAAGACCCCAAGCCCAGCACCGAGGCTGCTGAGTAA